DNA from Pajaroellobacter abortibovis:
TGTCCGTTCTCATTGTGATTGCTTTAGAAAACGACATTCATCAAAGGAAGATGAAACTGCAGCTGCTGGGGGACTCCATGCTGTTTTTGCTCTTGATGAGAATACATCGGGCGTGCTTCGGGGATTGGGATTGAGCACCGCCACACAGTGGGATTGATCTGGAAAAGAGCAGTGGTCGTGGTGCGGCTCTCTTCTTGAGTCGGCGCCTGATCTTCAGAAGCATCTTCACTCGGTCTGTAGCGCGTTGCATTGAGGGTAAGTACGGTTGCGGGGATGATCAAAGCGAGCCCCCCTGCTAACATAGAGATTGACACGTAGGGATTCAGTGCGCTTTGATCGATTAAATATCCACCAATGCCCCCTCCTATAGCTCCTATTCCCCCTCCGATCAGATAAGACCAAGAATCCTCAACCCCAATAAGCGATTCGCTGATCATGACTAATTCTGCACCTAAGAGCACACCTCCTATTGTCCCCTTAGGGGAGGAAGAAACGGTGCTTGCATAAGCGCTTTCTGCGCTTGCACAGAGCAGGCTGAGACACATGATGCTTGTTTTCCTGAGAAAGCGAAGGGGGGCTAGGGAGCTGTGGTGTGAATAATGATAGTCGTTCATGCTAGCGATCTTAGGTGGTTGAATCTGAACATTATTCTATGTGAAATTCTATCTTTAACCCAACAGCTTTTTCGATAAACTAAACTTGTCATGTTTCAGGGGTGTTGCTAGCGATGAAGAAAACTAAATCATTGTAAAATAGAAGGATCAACCGCTCAAGAGGTTATCATGGGTAATATGGGAGCCGGTGAATTACTTGTAATTGCGCTTATAGCGCTGCTTTTGTTTGGGGCTGGGCGGATTGCAGAAGTTGGCAAAGGGCTTGGTCAGGGAATCCGTAATTTTAAACAGGGCCTTCGAGAGGGGGATCGAGAGCCTTCCAAGCGGGATGATGAGGATCGGCGCGCCTAGAACCTCCTCGCGCTAAAGAAAGTATCTCTATTTTGGAGACGGTTATTGCTCATCAGTAGGAGGTTTTATGTCACATCATTTTGCTTCTCGAATCCAAGAAGTTAAGCCCAGTGCTACGTTGGCTATCAATGCGCGTGCCAATGAACTGCGCCGCCAAGGAATTCGAATTTTCCCCTTTGGTGTGGGTGAACCTGATTTCGACCCTCCTCTTCGCGCTTTAGAAGCTGCGAAGAAGGCGATCGAGGAAGGGGCTTCCAAATATACGGCGGTGTCTGGTATCCCCTCTCTCAAGCGAGCGATCTGTGAATTCACAGCACGCCGGCGCGGGTGGACCTTTACCCCTGCTTCGGTCTGTGTCAGTGTAGGGGCCAAGCATGCCCTGTTTAATGTCGCGCTCGCTCTCTATGAGCCGGGCGATCAGGTGCTTGTCCCAGCTCCTTATTGGGTTAGTTATCCGGAGCAAGTGCGTCTGATGGGGGCAGAACCCATCATCATTCCCACTTCGGAAAGCAATGGATGGCGAGTGACCCCCAAGGATCTGGAGAAGCATTTGACGCCTAAGACAAAAGCTTTTCTTCTCTGCACCCCTTCCAATCCGACGGGATCTACGTATTCTCCCAGAGAGCTGTTGGATTTAATCGCTGTTCTTCGATCCCATGATTGCTGGATCATTGCGGATGAAATTTACGGTGAGCTTGTCTACGACGATTTCTCCTATGTGTCTCTGGCTAAACTCGCTCCGGAATTGCGTGAGCGGATCGTCGTCATCGATGGTGTTTCGAAAGCCTATGCGATGACTGGGTGGCGTATCGGTTGGGCGATTGTCCCTCCCCCTCTTGCAAAAGCCTTGGATCTTATTCAAGGCCAGAGTACGACCAATGCGACTGCCGTTGCGCAGTATGCTGCGCTTGCTGCTCTTTCGTCAGCAGATCAGAGTGAATTAAAAACCTTCCGTGAGCGCTTTGAGCGACGGCGCAATGTGATGGTGGAGGGGTTGAACTCATTGCCTGGAGTGCATTGCCGGAAGCCGGAAGGTACATTTTATGCTTTTGCAGATTGTAGAGGGCTTTACGGAATTGAATGGGAAGGGAAGCAGCTGGAGACTGATGCGCAGCTCGGTCTGTGGATGCTTGAATGTGCTCACGTTGCTGCTGTCCCCGGGGATTCCTTTGGTGCACCTGGCTATTTCCGCTTTAGTTATGCAACGAATGAAGAGGAGATCCAGGAGGGGATGGAAGCGTTGCGCAACGCGATCCTCAAAGGGAAAAGGTGCTAACTCGCTCTTTTTAACAAAACGAAGTGATGAGATGAAAGGGTTAGGATCAGGACAATCCTCTGTGAATAGATGAACAGAGGATTGAAGAAGGGCCTCGCGCTCGCGTTGTGGATGCGTGGAGTGGAGAAGATCTGGCTCAGGTTGTGCTAGCAGGGGATCGCGAGGCCGGACAAGCTGTTGTGACTGCCGTCGCAGCGAGTGCGTGCGTTCGTCAGATGATAACTTACAAACGAAGCGATCTGCTCCTGCGCATTGCTTCCTTGCGCCGAGAGCGGAGGGAAGAGTTCGCTGTTGTTATCGCTCGTGAGACGGGTAAACCGATCCGCCTCGCGTGCATCGAAGTGGGGTGTACCATCTCTGGATGGGAAAAAGGGGCAGAGGAAGTATCCCGTGAGCGAGGGTAGGTAATTCCGCTTGA
Protein-coding regions in this window:
- a CDS encoding aldehyde dehydrogenase family protein; amino-acid sequence: MDAWSGEDLAQVVLAGDREAGQAVVTAVAASACVRQMITYKRSDLLLRIASLRRERREEFAVVIARETGKPIRLACIEVGCTISGWEKGAEEVSRERG
- a CDS encoding pyridoxal phosphate-dependent aminotransferase: MSHHFASRIQEVKPSATLAINARANELRRQGIRIFPFGVGEPDFDPPLRALEAAKKAIEEGASKYTAVSGIPSLKRAICEFTARRRGWTFTPASVCVSVGAKHALFNVALALYEPGDQVLVPAPYWVSYPEQVRLMGAEPIIIPTSESNGWRVTPKDLEKHLTPKTKAFLLCTPSNPTGSTYSPRELLDLIAVLRSHDCWIIADEIYGELVYDDFSYVSLAKLAPELRERIVVIDGVSKAYAMTGWRIGWAIVPPPLAKALDLIQGQSTTNATAVAQYAALAALSSADQSELKTFRERFERRRNVMVEGLNSLPGVHCRKPEGTFYAFADCRGLYGIEWEGKQLETDAQLGLWMLECAHVAAVPGDSFGAPGYFRFSYATNEEEIQEGMEALRNAILKGKRC
- the tatA gene encoding twin-arginine translocase TatA/TatE family subunit, with protein sequence MGNMGAGELLVIALIALLLFGAGRIAEVGKGLGQGIRNFKQGLREGDREPSKRDDEDRRA